CGGGCGGCAAGCTCCGGGTCGTTCTTCTCCTCCCCCGGCTCAAAGCGCACGTTCTCCAGAAGGAGAACCTCCCCGGGCCTCAGGGCCTCCGCCTCCCTAAGGGCCTCCTCCGAGCCCGGGGGGAAGGGGGCGAAGCGGGCTTCGGGAATGTGGGCCTTCAGGGCCTCCCCCACGGGGGCCAGGGAGTGCTTGGGGTCCGGGCCCTTGGGGCGGCCCAGGTGGGAGAGGAGGACGAGGGAAGCCCCGCCCTCCAGGAGGTGGCGGAGGGTGGGGAGGCTTTCCAGGATGCGGGTCTCGTCCTGGACCTTCCCCCCTTGGATGGGGACGTTATAGTCCACCCGCACCAGGACCCGCTTGCCCTTGGGGTCCAGGTCCAAAAGGGTGCGCATCTAGACCCCCTTCTTCAGGACGAGCTCCACCAGGTCGGCCACCCGGTTGGCGTAGCCCCACTCGTTGTCGTACCAGGCGAAGACCTTGACCAGGTTGCCGATGGCCTTGGTGAGCTTGCCGTCCACGATGGAGGAGTGGGGGTCCATGACGATGTCCTGGAGGACGATCTCGTCCTCGGTGTAGGCGAGGATGCCCTTCAAGGGGCCCTCGGCCGCGGCCTTGAGGGCGGCGTTCACCTCCTCGGCGGTCACCTCCCGCTTGAGGAGGGCGGTGATGTCGGAGATGCTCCCTGTGGGCGTGGGCACCCTTAGGGCCATCCCGTCAAACCGCCCCTTGAGGGAGGGAAGGACCAAGGCGGTGGCCTTGGCCGCCCCCGTGGTGGTGGGGATGATGTTGATGGCGGCGGCCCGGGCCCGGCGCAGGTCCTTGTGGGGCAGGTCCAGGAGGCGCTGGTCGTTGGTGTAGGAGTGGACCGTGGTCATGAGGGCCTTCTCCACGCCGAAGGCCTCCTCCAGGACCTTCATCACCGGGGCCAAGGAGTTCGTGGTGCAGCTGGCGTTGGAGAGGATGTGGTGCCTGGCGGGGTCGTACTGCTCGTGGTTCACCCCGAGGACCACGGTGATGTCCTCCCCCTTGGCGGGGGCGGTGATGATCACCTTCTTGGCCCCGGCCTCGAGGTGGGCCCGGGCCTTCTCCCCGTCGGTGAAGACCCCCGTGGACTCCACCACCACCCCCACCCCCGCCTCCTTCCAGGGGATCTCCCTGGGGTCCTTGATCGCCGTGGCCCGGATGGCCTTCCCGTCCACGTAGAGGTTTTCCTCGTCGTAGCCCACCTCCCCGGGGAAGCGGCCGTAGGTGGAGTCGTACTTCAACAGGTGGGCCAGGGTCTTGTTGTCCGTGAGGTCGTTGACCAAGGCCACCTCCACGCCCCTTTCGTGGAGGATCCTGAAAACCTGCCGCCCGATCCTGCCGAATCCGTTGATACCGACCTTCATGCCTACACCTCCTCCGGGCCAGTATACCCCTTAGCCCCCGCCTTGACACGTCAACCGAAAACCCATAGCTTGGTTGACGACCCGCCTAGGGCGGGGAAAGGAGGCGAAAGCGTGAAGACCGAGGTGTTGCCCTACACCCCCCTTATGAAGACCCTCTGGCCCCAAAGGACCCTGGCCCGGGACCTCCTCCTCATCCTTGCAGGAAGCCTCTTCGTGGCCCTCACCGCCCAGATCGCCCTTCCCCTCCCCTTCACCCCGGTCCCCATCACCGGCCAGACCCTGGGCGTCCTCCTGGTGGGGGCGGCCCTGGGAAGCCGCCTGGGCTTCCTCGCCCTCCTCGCCTACCTCCTGGAGGGGGCCATGGGCCTCCCCGTCTTCGCCGGGGGCACGGGCGGGATCGCCAGGATCCTCGGCCCCACCGGGGGCTTCCTCTTGGCCTTTCCTCTGGCGGCGGGCCTGGTGGGGCTTCTGGTGGAGCGCTTCGGCCTGGACCGGGGCTTCTTCGGCACCCTCCTCGCCATGCTCCTGGGGAACGCCCTCCTTTACCTCGTGGGGCTTCCCTGGCTTGCCGCCTGGCTCATGGGTGCGGGGAAGTTCACCGGGGTTGAGGGGCTCCTCGCCATGGGGCTTTTCCCCTTCATCCCCGGGGACCTGGTGAAGGCGGTGTTGGCCGCCCTCCTCCTCCCCACCGCCTGGCGCTTCCTGGGCCGGAAGTGATCCTGGCCCTAGCCCATCTCGCCAAGCGGGAACGCCTAAGGGAGTTCCTTCAAGCCCTCCGCCCCCTGGTCCAGGAGGCCAAGGAGCGGGGGGCGGGGCTTTTGCTCCTCCCCGA
This region of Thermus thermophilus genomic DNA includes:
- the gap gene encoding type I glyceraldehyde-3-phosphate dehydrogenase, with the translated sequence MKVGINGFGRIGRQVFRILHERGVEVALVNDLTDNKTLAHLLKYDSTYGRFPGEVGYDEENLYVDGKAIRATAIKDPREIPWKEAGVGVVVESTGVFTDGEKARAHLEAGAKKVIITAPAKGEDITVVLGVNHEQYDPARHHILSNASCTTNSLAPVMKVLEEAFGVEKALMTTVHSYTNDQRLLDLPHKDLRRARAAAINIIPTTTGAAKATALVLPSLKGRFDGMALRVPTPTGSISDITALLKREVTAEEVNAALKAAAEGPLKGILAYTEDEIVLQDIVMDPHSSIVDGKLTKAIGNLVKVFAWYDNEWGYANRVADLVELVLKKGV
- a CDS encoding biotin transporter BioY, translating into MKTEVLPYTPLMKTLWPQRTLARDLLLILAGSLFVALTAQIALPLPFTPVPITGQTLGVLLVGAALGSRLGFLALLAYLLEGAMGLPVFAGGTGGIARILGPTGGFLLAFPLAAGLVGLLVERFGLDRGFFGTLLAMLLGNALLYLVGLPWLAAWLMGAGKFTGVEGLLAMGLFPFIPGDLVKAVLAALLLPTAWRFLGRK